Part of the Bacillus sp. (in: firmicutes) genome is shown below.
ATCATTTACAATATGAGGAAATGCTTGAGATTGTAAAGGCAAGCCAAAACAAAATGTATAAAAAAGGTGAAATGGTTTTCAGAGCAGATGCACCGTCTGAACATTTATATATTGTCCACAAAGGCCAAGTGAAAATTTATCGCTTGGCCGAATCTGGGAAGGAACAATTAATACGAATTATGGAGCCTGGCGACTTTATGGGGGAGCTTGCACTTTTTACAAATGAGTCATTAACAAGTTATGCCGAGGCTATAAGCGATACAGAGATTTGTGCCATCCATAAATCAGACATGAGGGAAATGCTGTTATCCAATCCATCCATTTCATTAAAAATCCTTGAGGTCTTCAGTAAGCGCTTAAATGACGCTGAGAAAAACATCGAAAGCTTTAGTTCCCAAGATTCTGAACAACGGTTAGCCAACTATTTAATTGAGTTGGCAAGCGTGGAGCCAGGCCAATTACCGAATGTGCCGCTGGAAATAACCTTGCCAATCAGCAAAAAAGATCTTGCCTCATATCTCGGAATCACAAGGGAAACATTGAGCAGACGCTTATCCTCCCTCCAAGAACAAGGCATCATCAAGCAAACAGGCCAGCGGAAAATAACAATACTTGATTTCGATTCATTAAGTTACTAACAATCTCTGTTTTTATGTGAAATATCTTTACATTTATATATGTAGTAGATTATACTTGTTTTAGGTGTTCTTTAAAAAGAACATTCCTGACCATTATATAATCGGGAAAGGGAGGGATATTTCCATTAACATTATAAGAAGGGGAAGTAGCAATGGATGGAAAGAAAATTAGGGATTTGCGAATAAAAAGAGGGCTTACATTAACGGAGCTTTCAAAGCTCTCAGGTGTATCCAAATCATACTTAAGTTTTATTGAACGTGGTAAGCAGACAAATCCAAGCATTGAAGTGATTGAAA
Proteins encoded:
- a CDS encoding Crp/Fnr family transcriptional regulator, which encodes MSQCCHHHLDDDQNMKKLCISIVPIFNHLQYEEMLEIVKASQNKMYKKGEMVFRADAPSEHLYIVHKGQVKIYRLAESGKEQLIRIMEPGDFMGELALFTNESLTSYAEAISDTEICAIHKSDMREMLLSNPSISLKILEVFSKRLNDAEKNIESFSSQDSEQRLANYLIELASVEPGQLPNVPLEITLPISKKDLASYLGITRETLSRRLSSLQEQGIIKQTGQRKITILDFDSLSY